AAGGTGAGAGTATGCAGCAACATCTATGCTTTGAGAGCTTTTGGGTGTACTATAGTCGCCAAAGTTAAGACTTAGTTGTTCGTCAAGAGATGTATCTTTTTGAGTAATTTTAAATTTTCCTCTCGGTGGTTGTTTTGTTGGCATTATACGTTCCATCCATTGCTTGTTAGTCTGTCCTTGAGGGTATCACTTTTCGACATACTTTTATGACTGGGGCGAGAGTCTCTGAACTCTTGGTGATGTTATCCAGCTTGGCTACACCAATAAAGCAGTTCATCCGGCTAAATTTTAGATCCATTTCGTGAGCCATAAAGTTCCCTAGTCTGCACAGTCCTAAGTAGTTCCCATAAGCTTTATTAAAGACCTGCTGAGTAGCATAAAAAGCATTCATCGTAAGGTTATTTTTATGTGGGACAAAGCTTATATGTTGTAGACAAGGAAAAGGAAGTTGAGCGCTACCCACATGGTCTCTCCCAGGATCGAAAATTGATGCCTGAAACATCGATCTCCTAACGGCTGGACGATCCTTATACTTAGAAATAATGTATTCAAGTTGGTTACCATCATTTGGACCAGAGCCGAAGGCAATAAGTCTTTCAAAGTAAATGCCACGTTTATTCTTATTTAGTTCTACGGCTTTTATTCTGGGGAAAATCTTGAGATATCGCTCAAATAACTCCTTTCGTCCGTCTTTAGAATGTCTCCAGAGAGAATGAGGAAAAATCGTATTCGCAACAGTATCTATTGTTTGCTCACCTTCGGCAGCAAGACAATTGTCAAGCGACTGTCGAATATCCGTATCCTCATTTGGTATGCCATCATTAAAACCTGTGATGCTCACCACAAGAGGGGAAATTTCCTTACCTGGATTATCAATAATGTGCAAAAATGCTTTTGCCCAAGCATGGGAAAGGTTGTTTTCATCAATCAAAAGAGGTGAACTGTTACTCATCTTCCACCTCTTCAAGATGCCGATATTGACTTAGACCAATAAACTGATACCGCGAGACACGAACAAAGACAGCCCATCCGGTGTCACGGCAATAAACCCTCACAATACCGGGACGGTTAGCTTTAAAAAGTTGTCCCTTCGGGTGATTTTCTTCAAGGGTGATAGTATCATTTACAGCTTGTGCACCTGTTGGAAGCAAAAGGAGACTTCCAACTTCGGCATCAATTGTTGGCATTAACCAGTGTGCATCGGCGATAGTCAACGGGTCAGTCGATGGACGCCCAAGCACCTTTTCACGAATAGTTTTGGGCTTTGTTTTGAGAAGCGTACTAGCCCTTGAAGAGGAGATCATCTTAAGAGCATAAGCCATGTGAGTAATTAGCGTTTCGTACCCAACGCCGAAATTACAGGCAATTGTAAAAATCTGCTCTGGCGTTGCCGAAGCCGCATCCCATCCACGCGAAACGAATGCTTTCCGCACGCATAAAATTGGCATGAGCAAAAATCCAGCAAAGGAGTTAGCTAAAAACTCCTCTGGCTCAAAAGCCTGAGAGCTTTCTGCTTCTCCTAGCAGTTCATCGATAGTCGAACCATGTCCAAAGACATGATGACCAAGTTCGTGAGCACAGGTAAAGATGCGTCTGGGGAGAGGACGTAATGCGGAAAGTAAAATTACCGACTCGGCTTCTCGGAGATAGATCCCCTCCATACTGATGTCAACAAACTTGACTCTCACATTGAGCTTGTCGCACAAGCCATAAATACAGAGTGGGCTTTTGTTGTCAAAACCTGTTTTTCTCCGCACCTCGATTGCTTTCTGCTGGGCTTGTTGTGCCAAAACCTGTCTCTGATTTCTCAAAGTCTGATTCCT
Above is a window of Allocoleopsis franciscana PCC 7113 DNA encoding:
- a CDS encoding thymidylate synthase, with product MSNSSPLLIDENNLSHAWAKAFLHIIDNPGKEISPLVVSITGFNDGIPNEDTDIRQSLDNCLAAEGEQTIDTVANTIFPHSLWRHSKDGRKELFERYLKIFPRIKAVELNKNKRGIYFERLIAFGSGPNDGNQLEYIISKYKDRPAVRRSMFQASIFDPGRDHVGSAQLPFPCLQHISFVPHKNNLTMNAFYATQQVFNKAYGNYLGLCRLGNFMAHEMDLKFSRMNCFIGVAKLDNITKSSETLAPVIKVCRKVIPSRTD
- a CDS encoding ImmA/IrrE family metallo-endopeptidase, whose protein sequence is MRNQTLRNQRQVLAQQAQQKAIEVRRKTGFDNKSPLCIYGLCDKLNVRVKFVDISMEGIYLREAESVILLSALRPLPRRIFTCAHELGHHVFGHGSTIDELLGEAESSQAFEPEEFLANSFAGFLLMPILCVRKAFVSRGWDAASATPEQIFTIACNFGVGYETLITHMAYALKMISSSRASTLLKTKPKTIREKVLGRPSTDPLTIADAHWLMPTIDAEVGSLLLLPTGAQAVNDTITLEENHPKGQLFKANRPGIVRVYCRDTGWAVFVRVSRYQFIGLSQYRHLEEVEDE